In the Carassius gibelio isolate Cgi1373 ecotype wild population from Czech Republic chromosome A2, carGib1.2-hapl.c, whole genome shotgun sequence genome, one interval contains:
- the LOC127933360 gene encoding dehydrogenase/reductase SDR family member 1 yields the protein MLVLYYTMALSGWICVVTGASRGIGRGIALQLSEAGATVYITGRQDKTLKQTAAEVTERGGRCLPVVCDSSKEDEIKELFDRVQREQNGRLDLLVNNAYAGVQIIMDNLNKKFWEVDPDIWDTINNTGLRGHYFCSVYAARMMVAQGKGLIVFISSMGGLRYLFNVPYGVGKAACDRMAADMAIELKKKGVVSVSLWPGAVQTELINQYMSHGEGPQGIDPKLKEVFSKGETTEFSGRCIVELTKDKSLMSMTGQVLMTCDLAYRYGLKDVDGRSVVDYTSLKFLISQIPYVSWLSVFTPSFIRVPRSILSLGSGKF from the exons ATGCTAGTTCTCTACTACACA ATGGCACTTTCAGGATGGATTTGTGTGGTGACTGGGGCTTCCAGAGGAATTGGAAGAGGTATTGCCCTTCAGTTATCTGAGGCTGGTGCTACAGTGTACATCACTGGTCGACAGGACAAAACTCTGAAGCAGACAGCAGCAGAG GTGACAGAGAGAGGTGGCCGGTGTCTCCCAGTGGTCTGTGACTCATCTAAAGAGGATGAAATCAAGGAACTGTTTGATCGTGTCCAGCGTGAGCAAAATGGTAGACTTGACTTGTTGGTGAATAACGCCTATGCAGGTGTACAG ATTATCATGGACAACTTGAACAAGAAATTCTGGGAGGTGGATCCAGATATTTGGGACACAATCAACAACACTGGACTCAG GGGTCACTATTTCTGCTCAGTGTATGCTGCTCGGATGATGGTTGCTCAGGGCAAAGGCTTGATTGTGTTCATATCATCCATGGGTGGTCTGCGCTATCTCTTCAATGTACCCTATGGGGTCGGCAAAGCTGCA tgtgacCGAATGGCAGCAGACATGGCAATTGAGCTGAAGAAGAAAGGTGTGGTTTCTGTAAGCCTCTGGCCAGGGGCAGTTCAGACAGAGTTAATCAATCAGTATATGTCTCATGGCGAGGGTCCTCAGGGAATTGATCCTAAa TtaaaggaggtgttcagtaagggTGAGACGACAGAGTTTAGTGGACGATGCATAGTTGAGCTGACCAAAG ATAAAAGTCTGATGTCAATGACTGGGCAAGTGTTGATGACCTGTGATCTTGCTTACCGCTATGGACTCAAGGATGTTGATG GTCGCAGTGTAGTGGACTACACCTCTCTGAAGTTCCTCATTTCCCAGATACCCTATGTGTCCTGGCTGTCCGTATTCACTCCTTCATTTATCAGAGTGCCTCGTTCCATTCTGAGTCTTGGCAGTGGCAAATTCTAA